The stretch of DNA ACCAGCTCTCCGGTCCAATACCGCCTTCATTCGCCAACTTGAGCTCTGTCAAGCACATGTTAGTCCATTTTCTTACCGCCTTCATTCGCCGACTTGTGCATTTGTTATgctttatttgtttgtgttcTTGCAGCCACATGAACAACAACTCATTTAGTGGTCAAATTCCTCCCAATCTTTCAAACCTATCCAACCTCCTTCACTTGTGAGTTTTTAAGGAATTTCTAGTCTATTTTCTGATTTATTCTTGTTTAAAAGTTCTTCTCACTTTTTGTTTGTTGGAATGGCTTTACAGGCTTCTGGATACCAATAATTTATCTGGCTATCTTCCACCAGAATTCTCCATGTTACCCCAGCTGCGGATACTGTATATTCTCCTCTTCCAATATAATTTAGGTTAAGATGTGAAAATCTAGGATTCATTTAGCATTCTCTTCTTGTTTGGTTTATAACAATTGGTCAATTGCATTGTTGGTATTATGCTGatacaaaaatatcaaactTACTGCATTGTATGATATGATAATATTGTTATGTAGCCTTTCAAATTTTATCAAGCTAATAAAAACTCCTTTGTTTGTGGAAATTTGATTCTTTAATACCTATGCAGGGCATTGCATATTTATCCTGAAATTTTCGTTGCCCGGTGCGAAGTTACTGCATCCTAACATTATGGCATGCTTCTTGTTTGTTCGTTTCTTGTTGCAGCCAACTTGATAACAATCACTTCACAGGGAGCAGAGTTCCTTCTTCCTATGCAAACTTATCTAGACTAGCAAAATTGTAAGTGCTATTAAGTACAATACAGCTTCTAAATCTTGAAGGCTTGTTTTGTTTTGGAATTAAATGTAGAGAGATCAACAAAACAGCAATGAGTTAAAATTATTCTATGAGGAAAAACatacagaaaagaagaatatgaaCTCAAACTAGTTTAAGATTTTTCTATAACTTGAATTTGTTACCTGAACtgatgtttttatattttgacaTAACAGAAGTCTCAGAAACTGCAGTTTGCTAGGAGAAGTGCCTGATCTCAGTTCAATACCACAGCTTTACTATCTGTATGTTTAACTATACCATACGCCTCGTGTCTTTGCTTCGTGTCGATGCGTGATGATAGTAGGAACTGTTTACTCTTGATGATGTATTTAGTCTGCCTGCTCTTCTATTTCAGAGATCTTAGCTGGAACAATCTTATTGGACCCATACCATCGAAAAAACTTGCTGAAAATATGACTACCATGTATGATCTAGtctattagtttaattttgtttcagTAGCAATGATTTCCATTTAGTCATTTCTTGCTGTTGCAGTGATCTTTCTAATAACAATCTGAATGGATCAATTCCTGGATACTTCTCAGAGCTACCTTCTCTTCAAAGATTGTGAGAAAGTTTTCATTATAACATGACAtctttgaaattattaaatttaatgaatttattCTTTCAAGTGATTTGATATCTAATTTATTGCCAAATACAGGTCTCTTGAGAACAACAACTTTTCAGGATCAATCTCTGCTAAGATATGGCAGAAGATGACTCTCACTACTAATGCTAAATTAACAATGTAAATACTGAATCAGAAACCTACTAATTTTTCAAACTTGTGTATGTTTATGTGTTCTTCTACTTTATGCAGCGACCTACGAAACAACTCACTTTCAAGAATTTTGGGAGATCCGAGTCCTCCGCCAAACGTCACCTTAAGGTACTCTTTTAGTCTAAATCAACAATACAAGTCTTTTTGTCACCTCTTATGCATTTCATGTTAACTATGAAAATGATATGCAAAAACTGGTTTTGCCTATGTTGTCAgaataatttacttttcttgtgttttgttgtttctttttcttacaaGGCTTGGAGGAAATCCTATATGTAAGAGTTCTCAAACTAGTGGAATATTGGCCAAACAATGTGgatttgaaggagaagaagaagacaattACTTAACAAATTCAACAACTACATGTCCCCCTCAAGCTTGTTCAGTGAATGATTTCTTTGAATATGTCCCAGATTCACCTATTCCTTGCTTTTGTGCATCACCTCTTAGAATTGGATACCGGCTGAAAAGCCCgagtttttctttcttcccaCCATACAAAGCTTCATTTAGATCATATGTTACCCATGCTTTGAACTTGGACTTCTATCAGCTATCAATAGATTCATATTcttgggaagaagaagaaactcgTCTTAGGATGTATTTGAAACTCTTTCCTGAGGCTAGTTATTCACACAATGAGTTCAATTCATCTGAGGTCTATCGAATGCGAAGCATATTCTCATCATGGAATTTTGGTGGAAGTGATTTTTATGGGCCATATGAACTTTTGAATTTCACCCTTGAGGGACCTTATGCATATTgtaagtttttctttttctgtctAGCTTCCAATTTTGCAATGCTTAGTTTTTATGTTGAATTCACATCTTATACTTTTGTTCTAGTACCATGTCACCACTTGTAgggtaataaaaactaataggATTCACATTTGCTTCTCTTTAAAGTAAGTGGAGATTTTTGCAAAACAAAAGCAGAGAATCTTGTCTACATAATATGACAGCAGAAAATTCTTGTCCAAATTTCCTGTTTTAGTTTTATTGTTTGATCCTTCTTTTGTGCTTGTTTCCATAGTAATTGCAAAATCAGAAAAGAGCAAAAGTAGCAGATTGGAAATAATTTTTGCTGTAGTAGCAGCTGTGGCAGTTGTTATAGCAATCTCAGCAATAGTAACTCTCATTATTCTAAGAAGAGATATCAAAAACCAGGACACATTTTCGAGAAGACGTCGCTGTGAGTTATTACATACATAAGGCCTTTTGAGATGTCTTCTAATAGTGTACTTTTCGGTTTATAGTTAACAGTTGTGATCGAAATGCTTATTCGTTTTGCAGCCTCTAGTATTCCTATCAAAATAGATGGTGTAAAAGAATTCACTTTCAAAGAAATGGTTCTTGCCACTGATAGTTTTAGCAGTTCGAATCAAGTCGGCCGAGGAGGTTATGGAACCGTTTATAAAGGCACTCTACCTGATGAAACAATTGTTGCCATAAAGAGAGCACAAGAAGATTCCCTACAAGGAACAAGGGAATTCTTGAATGAGATTGAACTATTATCGAGGTTACATCATCGAAATCTAGTCTCCTTGATTGGATATTGTGATCAAGAAGGGGAGCAGGTATTTTGTAATTACTATGTGATCAAAATAAAGAATGTAATGGTCCTACTGCTTGGTGTAGTCAAGAAATCTTCTGAAGTTAGAAATCATACTCATATTCTTATATAAGATTCTGTCATAACTTTTACATTAGAGTTCCATGATATCAATTTGAACTTGTTTTATTCACAATAAATATTTCTTCTGACTCAGATGCTTGTTTATGAATTTATGCCTAATGGCAACTTACGCGATTGGCTTTCAGGTATGAGAATGTAGTTCCTTTGAAATCTATTAGAACTAGTCTAAAAGTCAAGTACAATACAGATATCTGCTACTACCTAATTTATTTGCATTGTGAGTTCATAAGGATTAAATTTGTATGAAACTTCTATAAATTTGTTTTGAAGAATCTCTCTTTCACTCCTAAAATGAGATATTGTCTTGAGTGGAAGTTTTAAAAGTCAAATCAGAAAGGAAATGCATCTGATAATCAAATTAGTAAAAGGCAAGAAAAAGATTAAGAACA from Arachis duranensis cultivar V14167 chromosome 4, aradu.V14167.gnm2.J7QH, whole genome shotgun sequence encodes:
- the LOC107485397 gene encoding probable LRR receptor-like serine/threonine-protein kinase At1g06840 isoform X1 translates to MSTTSTGTMIPNRRRIHGYVLAVSFCYLISTTVAQSTHPSEVNALLQIKKSLIDPLNHLWNWNKGDPCTSNWNGVLCPLNVGADGHFHVKELYLMTMNLSGNLVPQLGQLSQLEIMNFMWNNITGSIPREIGNITSLRLLLLNGNALSGNLPYELGNLQNLNRFQVDQNQLSGPIPPSFANLSSVKHMLVHFLTAFIRRLVHLLCFICLCSCSHMNNNSFSGQIPPNLSNLSNLLHLLLDTNNLSGYLPPEFSMLPQLRILQLDNNHFTGSRVPSSYANLSRLAKLSLRNCSLLGEVPDLSSIPQLYYLDLSWNNLIGPIPSKKLAENMTTIDLSNNNLNGSIPGYFSELPSLQRLSLENNNFSGSISAKIWQKMTLTTNAKLTIDLRNNSLSRILGDPSPPPNVTLRLGGNPICKSSQTSGILAKQCGFEGEEEDNYLTNSTTTCPPQACSVNDFFEYVPDSPIPCFCASPLRIGYRLKSPSFSFFPPYKASFRSYVTHALNLDFYQLSIDSYSWEEEETRLRMYLKLFPEASYSHNEFNSSEVYRMRSIFSSWNFGGSDFYGPYELLNFTLEGPYAYLIAKSEKSKSSRLEIIFAVVAAVAVVIAISAIVTLIILRRDIKNQDTFSRRRRSSSIPIKIDGVKEFTFKEMVLATDSFSSSNQVGRGGYGTVYKGTLPDETIVAIKRAQEDSLQGTREFLNEIELLSRLHHRNLVSLIGYCDQEGEQMLVYEFMPNGNLRDWLSGTKGNLTFGMRLRIAIGSAKGILYLHTEANPPIFHRDIKASNILLDSKMIAKVADFGLSRLAPLLDEGNEPKYVSTVVKGTPGYLDPEYLLTHKLTDKSDVYSLGVVFMELLTGMQPISHGKNIVREVNMAYNSGMIFSIIDSKMGSYPSDCIERFSTLAINCCHDVTQKRPSMLDVVRELENIAAMLPGTETSFSDIICHNDSSVQSSSSSSFMPSKDHHGSSSASEICLVSGAISTILPR
- the LOC107485397 gene encoding probable LRR receptor-like serine/threonine-protein kinase At1g06840 isoform X2, with protein sequence MSTTSTGTMIPNRRRIHGYVLAVSFCYLISTTVAQSTHPSEVNALLQIKKSLIDPLNHLWNWNKGDPCTSNWNGVLCPLNVGADGHFHVKELYLMTMNLSGNLVPQLGQLSQLEIMNFMWNNITGSIPREIGNITSLRLLLLNGNALSGNLPYELGNLQNLNRFQVDQNQLSGPIPPSFANLSSVKHIHMNNNSFSGQIPPNLSNLSNLLHLLLDTNNLSGYLPPEFSMLPQLRILQLDNNHFTGSRVPSSYANLSRLAKLSLRNCSLLGEVPDLSSIPQLYYLDLSWNNLIGPIPSKKLAENMTTIDLSNNNLNGSIPGYFSELPSLQRLSLENNNFSGSISAKIWQKMTLTTNAKLTIDLRNNSLSRILGDPSPPPNVTLRLGGNPICKSSQTSGILAKQCGFEGEEEDNYLTNSTTTCPPQACSVNDFFEYVPDSPIPCFCASPLRIGYRLKSPSFSFFPPYKASFRSYVTHALNLDFYQLSIDSYSWEEEETRLRMYLKLFPEASYSHNEFNSSEVYRMRSIFSSWNFGGSDFYGPYELLNFTLEGPYAYLIAKSEKSKSSRLEIIFAVVAAVAVVIAISAIVTLIILRRDIKNQDTFSRRRRSSSIPIKIDGVKEFTFKEMVLATDSFSSSNQVGRGGYGTVYKGTLPDETIVAIKRAQEDSLQGTREFLNEIELLSRLHHRNLVSLIGYCDQEGEQMLVYEFMPNGNLRDWLSGTKGNLTFGMRLRIAIGSAKGILYLHTEANPPIFHRDIKASNILLDSKMIAKVADFGLSRLAPLLDEGNEPKYVSTVVKGTPGYLDPEYLLTHKLTDKSDVYSLGVVFMELLTGMQPISHGKNIVREVNMAYNSGMIFSIIDSKMGSYPSDCIERFSTLAINCCHDVTQKRPSMLDVVRELENIAAMLPGTETSFSDIICHNDSSVQSSSSSSFMPSKDHHGSSSASEICLVSGAISTILPR